The Streptomyces sp. Je 1-332 genome has a window encoding:
- a CDS encoding helix-turn-helix domain-containing protein, whose product MSPRSASVNEELRRRSRERLLQATVELVSERGYEATTLGDIADRAGSARGLVSYYFPGKRQLLQSAVHRLMHRTLQSALEREPRTTDGDELLARAIDAILGLASDQPLLMRTHMAGILQADGFVRCPEQQHLAELLRDTVVLHGSPDVDTDYPLLRALLMGAVFAVLLPGAPMPAGALRAELFQRYGLAWELGVPPGDEPPGGTHARVADQAAQETRSGRRSTERSTQSK is encoded by the coding sequence ATGTCCCCGCGTAGCGCATCGGTCAATGAAGAGTTGCGAAGGCGGTCCAGGGAACGACTCCTGCAGGCCACGGTCGAGCTGGTGAGCGAACGCGGTTATGAGGCGACGACACTGGGCGACATCGCGGACCGCGCGGGCTCGGCCCGCGGCCTGGTGTCGTACTACTTCCCCGGCAAGCGTCAGCTCCTGCAGTCCGCGGTGCACCGCCTGATGCACCGCACGCTCCAGTCGGCACTCGAACGCGAGCCGCGGACCACGGACGGGGACGAGCTCCTGGCCCGTGCCATCGACGCGATCCTCGGCCTGGCCAGTGACCAGCCCCTCCTCATGCGCACGCACATGGCGGGGATCCTGCAGGCCGACGGGTTCGTGCGCTGCCCCGAGCAGCAGCACCTCGCCGAACTGCTCCGTGACACCGTCGTACTCCATGGGTCCCCCGACGTGGACACCGACTATCCGCTGCTGCGCGCGCTGCTGATGGGCGCCGTCTTCGCGGTGCTGCTTCCGGGGGCGCCGATGCCCGCGGGCGCGCTGCGGGCCGAGCTGTTCCAGCGGTACGGGCTCGCGTGGGAGCTCGGGGTCCCGCCGGGCGATGAGCCGCCCGGCGGGACCCATGCGCGGGTGGCCGATCAGGCCGCGCAGGAGACGCGGTCCGGCCGGCGATCCACGGAGCGGTCCACTCAGTCGAAGTAG